The following coding sequences lie in one Miscanthus floridulus cultivar M001 chromosome 9, ASM1932011v1, whole genome shotgun sequence genomic window:
- the LOC136483747 gene encoding pentatricopeptide repeat-containing protein At2g13420, mitochondrial-like has translation MPQPLPAHGGSVARAASIRLLCTAVAPPETASLSHALALPPIARSPDADELARVLLAHHNPFHSAESPLQLLSGGGVSLTGDFLVQLLLRPRGASKLALSLLHAARLHPSFVNTRPPPDAYDAVIDALARARQFDAAWRVVVDASADGAASPRTFAVLARRYIAAGMTRQAVRAFDDMEAFVGREANSAVFATLLDTLCKYKYPKVAMEIFNKRKYKYDPNEKMYTILIYGWCKVNRSDMAQKLLRDMLDHGIEPNIVTYNILLNGICRHASLHPDYRFDRTVHSAEDVLKEMRDRGIDPDVTSYSIILHVYSRAHKPELCVCMFRSMKDRGICPTVATYTSVIKCLASCGRLEDAETLLDEMVAEGVCPSPATYNCFFMEYRGRNDVSGALQLYNKMKQPGSLTAPDIHTYNILLGMFIKLNRHGTVKDIWSDMCESTVGPDLDSYTLLIHGFCASQKWREACQFFMEMIEKGFLPQKITFETLYRGLIQADMLRTWRRLKQRVDEEAAKFSDEFKLYHMKPYKR, from the exons ATGCCGCAGCCGCTCCCAGCCCACGGCGGATCCGTCGCTCGTGCCGCCTCCATCCGCCTGCTCTGCACCGCCGTGGCTCCTCCTGAGACCGCCTCCCTATCCCACGCCCTCGCGCTGCCGCCCATCGCCCGGTCCCCCGATGCGGACGAGCTCGCGCGAGTCCTCCTCGCGCACCACAATCCATTCCACTCGGCTGAGTCACCGCTCCAGCTCCTCTCCGGCGGCGGCGTCTCCCTCACCGGGGATTTCCTCGTTCAGCTCCTCCTCCGTCCTCGCGGCGCGTCCAAGctcgccctctcgctcctccaCGCCGCGCGCCTCCACCCATCCTTCGTCAACACGCGCCCCCCGCCCGACGCCTACGACGCCGTGATCGACGCCCTCGCCCGCGCGCGCCAGTTCGACGCCGCATGGCGGGTCGTCGTTGACGCCTCCGCCGACGGCGCCGCTTCGCCACGCACGTTCGCAGTGCTCGCCAGGAGGTACATCGCCGCGGGTATGACGCGGCAGGCGGTCCGCGCGTTCGACGACATGGAAGCGTTTGTTGGGAGGGAGGCCAATTCTGCCGTGTTTGCCACGTTGCTCGACACGCTCTGCAAGTACAAGTACCCGAAG GTTGCTATGGAGATATTTAATAAGAGGAAATACAAGTATGATCCAAATGAAAAGATGTACACTATTTTAATATATGGATGGTGCAAGGTTAACCGGAGTGACATGGCTCAGAAGTTACTAAGAGATATGCTTGATCATGGGATAGAACCCAACATAGTTACATACAACATTCTTCTAAATGGTATCTGCAGACATGCAAGTTTGCACCCTGATTACAGATTTGATAGAACAGTTCATTCCGCAGAGGATGTCTTGAAGGAGATGCGTGACAGGGGAATTGACCCGGATGTAACCAGCTACTCAATCATCCTGCATGTTTACAGTCGTGCACATAAACCTGAGTTGTGTGTCTGTATGTTCCGCTCAATGAAAGATAGAGGCATTTGCCCCACAGTGGCAACATACACATCTGTGATAAAGTGCCTTGCCTCCTGTGGGAGATTGGAAGATGCTGAGACCTTGCTTGATGAGATGGTTGCTGAGGGAGTATGTCCCTCCCCAGCTACCTACAATTGCTTCTTCATGGAATATCGGGGGAGAAATGATGTGAGTGGTGCCTTGCAACTGTACAATAAGATGAAGCAACCTGGTTCACTGACTGCACCGGATATTCACACTTACAACATATTGCTTGGAATGTTTATAAAGCTGAATCGACATGGAACTGTTAAGGACATTTGGAGCGATATGTGTGAAAGCACTGTAGGTCCTGATCTTGATTCATACACCTTGTTGATCCATGGCTTTTGTGCAAGTCAGAAGTGGAGGGAGGCATGCCAGTTCTTCATGGAGATGATAGAGAAAGGTTTTCTTCCCCAAAAGATCACCTTTGAGACGCTGTATCGTGGCCTAATACAGGCAGACATGCTTAGGACCTGGAGGAGGCTGAAGCAAAGGGTTGATGAAGAAGCAGCAAAATTCAGTGATGAATTCAAACTCTATCATATGAAGCCATATAAGAGGTGA